The Cystobacter fuscus DSM 2262 genome includes a region encoding these proteins:
- a CDS encoding efflux RND transporter permease subunit, whose protein sequence is MFDKIVDFSLKNRAAVLFFSVLVAIWGWVSFQGLTVEAFPDPTDTQVQVITLFPGQPSEEVERQIGLPLERALNGTPGLNRLRNLSLFGLSFVTLTFNDGVDGLAARQQVLERLREVELPEGITPELGPYATPIGEVYRYTLSGAKGDPMKLRTLQDWVVRPMILRVNGVADVVSIGGLLREVHVQPDPARLASFGLTLDDLEKALQSGSKNASGGVLERGAEQLVIRSQGLFSTLDDIRDVRVATHDGTPVFIKDVAEVADGWAPRQGVVSRGSNLDSVEGIVLMRRGENPSEVLARLRDAVGEINHRLELDGAKVEPFYDRTDLVNTTLKTVGHNLLEGGIVVTLVLFIFLLDLRAALVVGTLIPLSLLSSFIYLKMRGMSANLLSLGAVDFGVIVDGGVVIIESILLKLALDHGHGAAREDVPVEERIRQATSQVVRPTVFSMLIIIAAYLPIFMLERVEGRIFSPMANTVVAALVGALVFSVTLVPVLASFVYRKGARHKESPVLKLAERAYGPTLRFALKRPAWVLGVATAGLVVAGVMVPRLGSEFLPALNEGSIYMTFSLPPNVSLTEGRKLVPRITQLIEQAPQVEQVLSALGRPEDGTDAKLANNLEFFVKLRPPHEWPKETPTLDEVMDALKKPIDGIPGLEVNFSQPIGDNVNESISGQQGQIAVKLFGDDLAALQELAEKVKGSISHVEGVADLGLVKSAAVLQVQVTPDRVALARYGMDMGEFQHVLQTALSGQPVSEFWDGERRFDVVMRLPSSSRDDVEKIRKLRVPVDGGVTVPLEALARVGSGEGRASINRENGRRYIGIRMNVRGRDMGSFVEEARAKVASEVPLPQGVGIEWGGEFESKERAMNRLLTVVPVALVLTLLLLFKAFNSFGRAVITLMNVPFALIGGVFGLFLAGMPLSVAAAVGFIALIGQAALNGVLVMSAIAERREAGEPLESAILNGATERLRPVLMTASLAALGLVPACLSRGIGSETQKPLAVVIVAGTISACVLTLVLLPVLYRLFTQYTERLVDRIPVRFLEVVPSAEKIRKAG, encoded by the coding sequence ATGTTCGACAAAATCGTGGACTTCTCACTCAAGAACCGGGCCGCGGTCCTCTTCTTCTCGGTGCTGGTCGCCATCTGGGGCTGGGTGAGCTTCCAGGGCCTCACCGTGGAGGCCTTCCCGGACCCCACGGACACGCAGGTGCAGGTGATTACCCTCTTTCCCGGCCAGCCCTCGGAGGAGGTGGAGCGGCAGATTGGCCTGCCGCTGGAGCGCGCGCTCAATGGCACCCCGGGTCTGAACCGGCTGCGCAACCTGTCGCTCTTCGGGCTGTCCTTCGTCACCCTGACCTTCAACGACGGGGTGGACGGACTGGCGGCGCGCCAGCAGGTGCTGGAGCGGTTGCGTGAAGTGGAGCTGCCCGAGGGCATCACCCCGGAGCTGGGGCCCTACGCCACGCCCATTGGCGAGGTGTACCGCTACACGCTCAGCGGCGCGAAGGGGGACCCCATGAAGCTGCGCACCCTGCAGGACTGGGTGGTGCGCCCGATGATATTGCGTGTGAACGGCGTGGCGGACGTGGTGTCCATCGGTGGCCTGCTGCGCGAGGTGCACGTGCAGCCGGATCCGGCGCGTCTGGCCTCGTTCGGTCTGACGCTGGATGATCTGGAGAAGGCCCTCCAGAGCGGCAGCAAGAACGCCTCGGGCGGCGTGCTGGAGCGCGGTGCCGAGCAGCTCGTCATCCGCAGCCAGGGCCTCTTCTCCACCCTGGACGACATCCGCGACGTGCGCGTGGCCACGCATGACGGTACGCCCGTCTTCATCAAGGACGTGGCGGAGGTGGCGGACGGCTGGGCCCCGCGCCAGGGCGTGGTGAGCCGTGGCTCCAACCTCGACTCCGTGGAGGGCATCGTGCTGATGCGCCGCGGGGAGAATCCCTCCGAGGTGCTCGCGCGCCTGCGTGACGCGGTGGGGGAGATCAACCACCGCCTGGAGCTGGACGGGGCGAAGGTGGAGCCCTTCTATGATCGCACGGACCTGGTGAACACCACTCTCAAGACGGTGGGGCACAACCTGCTCGAGGGCGGCATCGTGGTGACGCTCGTCCTCTTCATCTTCCTGTTGGACCTGAGGGCGGCGCTGGTGGTGGGGACGTTGATTCCCCTCTCGCTGCTCAGCTCGTTCATCTACCTGAAGATGCGAGGCATGTCCGCCAACCTGTTGTCGCTGGGCGCGGTGGACTTCGGCGTCATCGTGGACGGCGGCGTGGTCATCATCGAGAGCATCCTGCTCAAGCTGGCGCTGGACCACGGGCATGGGGCGGCTCGCGAGGACGTGCCGGTGGAGGAGCGCATCCGCCAGGCCACCTCCCAGGTGGTGCGGCCCACGGTGTTCTCCATGCTCATCATCATCGCGGCCTACCTGCCCATCTTCATGTTGGAGCGGGTGGAGGGGCGCATCTTCAGCCCCATGGCCAACACGGTGGTGGCGGCGCTGGTGGGCGCGCTCGTCTTCTCGGTGACGTTGGTGCCGGTGCTCGCCTCGTTCGTCTACCGCAAGGGGGCCCGGCACAAGGAGAGCCCGGTGCTGAAGCTGGCCGAGCGCGCCTATGGCCCCACGCTGAGGTTCGCCCTGAAGCGGCCCGCGTGGGTGCTGGGCGTGGCCACGGCGGGCCTGGTGGTGGCGGGGGTGATGGTGCCGCGGCTGGGCAGCGAGTTCCTCCCCGCGCTCAACGAGGGCAGCATCTACATGACCTTCAGCCTGCCCCCCAACGTCTCCCTCACCGAGGGCCGCAAGCTGGTGCCGCGCATCACCCAGCTCATCGAGCAGGCGCCGCAGGTGGAGCAGGTGCTCTCCGCCCTGGGCCGCCCCGAGGATGGCACGGACGCCAAGCTGGCCAACAACCTGGAGTTCTTCGTCAAGCTCAGGCCGCCCCACGAGTGGCCCAAGGAGACGCCCACGCTCGACGAAGTGATGGACGCGCTCAAGAAGCCCATCGACGGCATCCCCGGCCTGGAGGTGAACTTCAGCCAGCCCATCGGCGACAACGTCAACGAGAGCATCTCCGGCCAGCAGGGGCAGATCGCCGTGAAGCTCTTCGGTGACGACCTGGCGGCGCTGCAGGAACTGGCGGAGAAGGTGAAGGGCAGCATCTCCCACGTGGAGGGCGTGGCGGACCTGGGCCTGGTGAAGAGCGCGGCGGTGCTGCAGGTGCAGGTGACGCCGGACCGGGTGGCGCTCGCGCGCTACGGCATGGACATGGGCGAGTTCCAGCACGTGCTGCAGACGGCGCTCAGCGGCCAGCCGGTGAGCGAGTTCTGGGACGGGGAGCGGCGCTTCGACGTCGTCATGCGTCTGCCCTCCTCCAGCCGCGACGACGTGGAGAAGATTCGCAAGCTGCGCGTTCCGGTGGACGGCGGCGTGACGGTGCCGCTCGAGGCGCTGGCCCGGGTGGGCAGCGGTGAGGGCCGCGCGTCCATCAATCGCGAGAATGGCCGGCGCTACATCGGCATCCGCATGAACGTGCGTGGGCGCGACATGGGCTCGTTCGTGGAGGAGGCCCGCGCGAAGGTGGCCAGCGAGGTGCCCCTGCCCCAGGGGGTGGGCATCGAGTGGGGCGGCGAGTTCGAGAGCAAGGAGCGCGCGATGAACCGGCTGTTGACGGTGGTGCCGGTGGCGCTCGTGCTGACGCTGCTGCTGCTCTTCAAGGCGTTCAACTCGTTTGGCCGCGCGGTCATCACGCTGATGAACGTGCCCTTCGCGCTGATCGGAGGAGTCTTCGGCCTGTTCCTCGCGGGCATGCCGCTGTCGGTGGCGGCGGCGGTGGGCTTCATCGCGCTCATCGGCCAGGCGGCGCTCAACGGGGTGCTGGTGATGTCGGCCATCGCCGAGCGGCGCGAGGCGGGCGAGCCGCTGGAATCCGCCATCCTCAACGGCGCGACCGAGCGCCTGCGGCCGGTGCTGATGACGGCGTCGCTGGCGGCGCTGGGCCTGGTGCCGGCGTGCTTGAGCCGGGGCATCGGCTCGGAGACGCAGAAGCCGCTGGCGGTGGTGATCGTGGCGGGGACCATCTCCGCGTGCGTGCTGACGCTGGTGCTGCTGCCGGTGCTCTACCGCCTGTTCACCCAGTACACCGAGCGGCTGGTGGACAGGATTCCGGTGCGCTTCCTCGAGGTGGTGCCGTCGGCGGAGAAGATTCGCAAGGCGGGCTGA
- a CDS encoding efflux RND transporter periplasmic adaptor subunit has translation MTASSSRPPRRPFLLAAAGLGVGAAISLGVVFGRPSTAEAEPAPVPGLAIKGESVHLPPEGPQWQYIELAVAAEASALAPLPAPGRVDLDEHRTASMGAPLAGRVDQVRVRIGDRVKAGDRLFSVRSAAFADLDREQKSAETEVADKQRVADRLRELVNLQAAPEKELLAAEAELRQAKLALEAARAKRASLSVSAEGDNLFWVTAPRAGTVVDLDVVSNQEVTPERDKPLVRVSDLSEVLVLADMQESDAADLREGQAAIVRTQSGGVERRGTVERVSEVVDPRRRTVEVRVRVVNEDRVLRPNAFMEVTPEAPADVKRVRVPAGAVVTDGGRSVVFVAREAGRLERVAVTTGRRRDGEVELRAGLETGSRYVARGALLLENTIELAN, from the coding sequence ATGACCGCTTCCTCCTCCCGTCCTCCCCGCCGTCCCTTCTTGCTCGCCGCCGCCGGTCTCGGCGTGGGCGCCGCCATCTCCCTGGGCGTGGTGTTTGGCCGCCCCTCGACCGCCGAGGCCGAGCCCGCGCCCGTGCCCGGTCTCGCCATCAAGGGCGAGAGCGTGCACCTGCCCCCGGAGGGGCCGCAGTGGCAGTACATCGAGCTCGCGGTGGCCGCGGAGGCGTCCGCGCTCGCGCCGCTGCCCGCGCCCGGCCGCGTGGATCTGGACGAGCACCGTACCGCCTCCATGGGCGCGCCCCTGGCGGGCCGGGTGGATCAGGTGCGCGTGCGCATCGGTGATCGGGTGAAGGCGGGAGACCGGCTCTTCTCCGTGCGCTCGGCGGCCTTCGCGGACCTGGATCGCGAGCAGAAGAGCGCCGAGACGGAGGTGGCGGACAAGCAGCGCGTGGCGGACCGGCTGCGCGAGCTGGTGAACCTGCAGGCCGCGCCGGAGAAGGAGCTGCTGGCCGCCGAGGCCGAGCTGCGCCAGGCGAAGCTGGCCCTGGAGGCGGCTCGGGCCAAGCGCGCGAGCCTCTCGGTGTCCGCCGAGGGCGACAATCTCTTCTGGGTGACGGCGCCGCGCGCGGGCACGGTGGTGGACCTGGACGTGGTGTCCAACCAGGAGGTGACGCCGGAGCGCGACAAGCCGCTCGTGCGCGTCTCGGATCTGAGCGAGGTGCTGGTCCTCGCGGACATGCAGGAGTCAGACGCCGCGGACCTGCGCGAGGGCCAGGCGGCCATCGTCCGCACGCAGTCGGGTGGAGTGGAGCGGCGCGGCACGGTGGAGCGGGTCTCGGAGGTGGTGGATCCGCGGCGGCGCACGGTGGAGGTGCGGGTGCGGGTGGTGAACGAGGACCGGGTGCTGCGCCCCAATGCCTTCATGGAGGTGACGCCCGAGGCGCCCGCGGACGTGAAGCGCGTGCGCGTGCCGGCGGGTGCGGTGGTGACGGACGGGGGACGCTCGGTCGTCTTCGTGGCGCGGGAGGCCGGAAGGCTGGAGCGCGTGGCGGTGACGACGGGCCGCCGACGGGACGGTGAGGTCGAGCTGCGCGCTGGGTTGGAGACGGGCAGCCGCTACGTCGCCCGAGGTGCGCTGCTGTTGGAGAACACCATCGAGCTGGCGAACTAG
- a CDS encoding TolC family protein codes for MRRVPPLLVSCLLLGATPALAQSDSPTAAPAPAASSSLPLASLPDENGMAALLWARSPEFATARARIVAARAELIRARQLPNPEMDLSVGTIAVGPTNPPGLNRLTQVPNAGVGISELIELGKRGPRGDAARAALASTALEVQSSLRERTYDVLERAAEVATSEVRLAELERLAEDATRLTELQRVRAQRGDTAGLDVDRATLEETQLQGQLVEEHSRLAAALLACSRAVGLSCSPFGGREAASHFLSSRLSRPLPPSEVEQRPDLLSLEAQRRGAQSSLTLARRRWIPDPTVRVGYLRDQFLISGNQRDSLGVSLSFPLPVFDHGQADALAASAQAEASEQARMQLTAQAERDTQSLTTQRDAVAARRERVRQQTLPLASALVQRLEAAVKAGGASLQDLLLARRTYGQLLLDAADIDLAAFRLSLDLDRVRSAGPKSPPELGEHF; via the coding sequence GTGCGTCGTGTTCCACCGCTGCTCGTCTCCTGCCTGTTGCTCGGGGCCACCCCCGCCCTCGCCCAGTCCGACTCCCCCACCGCCGCGCCAGCGCCCGCCGCCTCGTCCTCCCTGCCCCTGGCCTCGCTGCCCGACGAGAACGGCATGGCCGCGCTGTTGTGGGCGCGCTCGCCCGAGTTCGCCACCGCCCGTGCCCGCATCGTCGCCGCGCGCGCCGAGCTGATACGCGCGCGCCAGCTCCCCAATCCCGAGATGGATCTCTCCGTCGGAACCATCGCCGTGGGGCCCACCAACCCGCCGGGGCTGAATCGGCTGACGCAGGTGCCCAACGCGGGCGTGGGTATCTCCGAGCTCATCGAGCTGGGCAAGCGCGGCCCCCGTGGCGACGCGGCCCGGGCGGCCCTGGCCTCCACCGCGCTCGAGGTGCAATCCAGCCTGCGCGAGCGTACCTATGACGTGCTGGAGCGCGCGGCGGAGGTGGCCACCTCCGAGGTGCGTCTGGCCGAGCTGGAGCGCCTGGCCGAGGACGCCACGCGGCTGACGGAGCTGCAACGCGTCCGGGCGCAGCGAGGCGACACCGCGGGCCTGGACGTGGACCGGGCCACGCTGGAGGAGACTCAGCTCCAGGGGCAGCTCGTCGAGGAGCACAGCCGGCTGGCCGCGGCGCTGCTGGCATGCTCGCGGGCGGTGGGACTGTCCTGCTCGCCCTTCGGCGGTCGCGAGGCCGCGAGCCACTTCCTCTCCTCTCGCTTGTCGCGTCCGCTCCCGCCCTCCGAGGTGGAACAGCGGCCCGACCTGCTGTCGCTGGAGGCCCAGCGGCGTGGCGCTCAATCCTCGCTCACGCTCGCCCGGCGGCGCTGGATTCCGGACCCCACCGTGCGCGTGGGCTATCTGCGCGACCAGTTCCTCATCTCCGGCAACCAGCGCGACTCGCTGGGCGTCAGCCTCTCCTTTCCCCTGCCCGTGTTCGATCATGGCCAGGCGGACGCGCTCGCCGCGAGCGCCCAGGCCGAGGCCTCCGAGCAGGCCCGGATGCAGCTCACCGCCCAGGCCGAGCGCGACACCCAATCCCTCACCACCCAGCGCGACGCGGTGGCGGCCCGGCGCGAGCGCGTGCGCCAGCAGACGCTGCCCCTGGCCTCCGCGCTGGTGCAGCGGCTGGAGGCGGCGGTGAAGGCCGGTGGGGCCTCGCTGCAGGACCTGCTGCTCGCCCGGCGCACCTACGGCCAGCTCCTGCTGGATGCCGCCGACATCGATCTCGCCGCCTTCCGCCTCTCGCTGGACCTGGACCGTGTGCGCTCGGCCGGTCCCAAGTCGCCGCCGGAGCTCGGCGAGCACTTCTGA
- a CDS encoding DUF6748 domain-containing protein, with protein sequence MTARRPLLAATLALGLLAGCSRNAPPPASQPSESGGTPPAQTDKPATETPTPPPADTPPAGSNAAETAATQQSATYYVRDSGIRCIAPPCPAFIATRVDKPDEDGLQVTELDLNALGLSQEKVDSLMEATHTAPGIKVEAILGIGASVGPAGHAKILRISRVLDSK encoded by the coding sequence ATGACCGCACGCCGTCCGCTGTTGGCCGCCACCCTCGCCCTGGGCCTGCTCGCTGGATGCAGCCGCAATGCACCGCCCCCGGCTTCGCAGCCCTCCGAGTCTGGTGGGACGCCGCCCGCGCAGACCGACAAGCCCGCCACCGAGACGCCCACCCCGCCGCCCGCCGACACCCCGCCGGCCGGGAGCAATGCGGCGGAGACCGCCGCCACCCAGCAGAGCGCCACCTATTACGTCCGGGACAGCGGCATCCGCTGCATCGCCCCGCCCTGCCCGGCCTTCATCGCCACGCGGGTGGACAAGCCCGACGAGGACGGGCTTCAGGTCACCGAGTTGGATCTCAACGCGTTGGGCCTCAGCCAGGAGAAGGTTGACAGCCTGATGGAGGCGACCCACACGGCTCCCGGAATCAAGGTGGAGGCCATCCTGGGCATCGGCGCGAGCGTCGGCCCCGCTGGCCACGCCAAGATCCTGCGCATCAGCCGGGTCCTCGACAGCAAGTAG
- a CDS encoding type VI immunity family protein encodes MIEQYPRIRQYDDHGQLDLREGLILCFFMRRPHNEISQAVMRALDIYLDAVGPEKLGWSLEPESDDDPDEEGVETVMRPLDSGQWARVREKLRDPISCLLQLEEHKSQVGGFHVEYYGRQRTTLERPARSQTVSALSFWLPTEYLEEKGPSRVRDMAVAMARELPINSGYVSLAFNYLFRFRDVVHAVHEHCFRYPGLDVHDLSDASMELGTRVRGAYWLNFYGQPLLGQLGGAEGLRQRLDSPQVSVEELGEGKVLVALGTEPTTGEVEQKGELHPYRALARVLEPFLHQEKPDWFSFSLEQLRHWERRFTT; translated from the coding sequence ATGATCGAGCAATACCCGAGGATCAGACAATACGACGATCATGGCCAGTTGGATCTACGTGAGGGGCTGATCCTCTGCTTTTTCATGCGTCGTCCGCACAATGAAATATCACAAGCCGTCATGCGCGCCCTGGACATCTACCTCGATGCGGTAGGACCCGAGAAGCTAGGCTGGTCCCTGGAGCCAGAGAGTGACGACGACCCCGATGAAGAGGGCGTCGAGACGGTCATGCGACCACTGGACAGCGGGCAGTGGGCAAGAGTTCGAGAAAAATTGCGTGATCCCATCAGTTGCCTCCTCCAACTGGAAGAGCATAAAAGCCAAGTGGGGGGATTCCATGTCGAGTACTACGGCAGACAACGCACCACCCTCGAACGCCCTGCTCGGTCACAAACCGTTAGCGCGCTGTCCTTCTGGTTGCCCACGGAGTACCTGGAGGAGAAGGGCCCCTCGCGCGTCAGGGACATGGCCGTGGCAATGGCTCGCGAGCTTCCCATCAACTCAGGCTATGTCAGTCTCGCCTTCAACTACCTTTTCAGGTTCCGAGATGTCGTCCACGCGGTACACGAGCATTGCTTCCGCTACCCGGGGCTGGATGTGCATGACCTGAGCGACGCGTCCATGGAACTCGGCACACGGGTTCGAGGGGCGTACTGGTTGAACTTCTACGGACAGCCGCTGCTCGGACAACTCGGAGGGGCGGAAGGTCTTCGCCAGCGACTCGATTCACCCCAGGTCTCCGTCGAAGAACTCGGGGAAGGAAAGGTGTTGGTGGCGCTCGGGACAGAACCAACGACAGGGGAAGTGGAACAGAAGGGCGAGTTACATCCGTATCGGGCCCTGGCCCGGGTGCTGGAACCCTTTCTGCATCAGGAGAAACCGGACTGGTTCAGCTTCTCCCTGGAGCAACTGCGTCATTGGGAACGCCGATTCACGACCTGA